Part of the Dehalococcoidia bacterium genome is shown below.
CCTAGCGCCGAGGATGTGGCTGTCACCCGCCAGCTGGTAATGGCGGGGCAACTGCTGGGCATCGAGGTGCTGGACCACGTGGTGCTGGCCCGTGGAGGTTACGTTAGCTTGAGGGAGAGGGGGCTGGGCTTCGATGGGTGATGGTGCGCGTTGGCGTTATTTGGACATGGGGCCGGCACCGGGGCAGTGGCATATGGCCGTGGACCTGGCCATCCATGCTGCCTGTGCCAAGGGGGATGCTCCTCCTACTTTGCGAGTATACGGGTTCCAGCCCATGTGTCTCAGCCTGGGGCGTCATCAACGGGACGAGACGATGCTCAAGAGGTGCGAGGAGTTGGGGCTGCCCTGGGTCCGCCGTCCCACTGGCGGCGGTGCTGTCCTCCACGCCGGGGACGTGTGTTATTCGGTGGTGGCCCCTGTGGGGGACCCAACGGTGGGCGGTCCGCTGCGCCGCTCCTACTGTCAAGTGGCCGTGGCCTTAGTCCGTGCCCTGCGGCTCTTAGGCTTGGAATCGGCCCAGGTGTGCGAAGGTGCTGCGCATCCCCCTAGGGGAGGCCCCTGCTTCGCCTCCCCAGCACCTCTAGAGGTGATGGCCTTTGGCGTTAAGCTGGTAGGCAATGCTCAGTGGCGCCGAGGGGGGACCATACTGATACAAGGCTCCCTGCGAACGCATGCCCATGCGGCACTGGAAAGGGTGCTCTTTGGCCTTCCTCTAGGGCCCACCATGTCCGAGCTTCTGGGGAGGGAATTGCGCTACGAGGAGGTAGTTGAGGCCTTGCGGGATGGGTTCGCGCAGGCATTGGGCCTGCGGGTGGAGCCCCAGCCCATTACACTTCTGGAAGAGGAGTTAGCCGGCGCTTTCCTTCTCCAGGCCCAGGAAGACACGAGCCTCGGCCTCTAACACCCTGTAGACCTCCCAGATGGGGAGGCCCCTTTCCTGGGCGATCCTCCGGCAGTCCTCGAATTCTGGCGAGACCAATGGGGGGCTTGCGGGCCCGTGCCGCACCTTGACCCTGGCTGGGCCTAGGCTGCTCTGAATCATCACTTCTTGCCGCGGCGCCTCCCATCGGCCCACCGACCACCTTCGCACGCCGAGGGTGGTGGTCTCCCGCAAGAGGAGACCCACCGCCGTCTCCTCTAGCTCCTGGGAGCATAGCACCGAGAGGACAATGCCCGGGCGCCCCTTCTTCATCTGGACGGGCACCGTCCAGACGTCCCGCGCCCCCATAGCCAGAAGGCGCTCCTGCACATAGGCCAGCGTCTCGGGGGTCATATCGTCTAGGTTGGTCTCCAGGAGGACCAAGGAGCCCGCCTCCGTCTCCTCACCCAGCCACAGGCGGAGGACGTTGGGGTGGCCAGGGGGGTCGGCATGGCCTGCGCCATAGCCCACGGCCCTCACCGTCATAGTGGGGGCCTGAAATCTGGCCAGCGTGGCCATCAGGGCTGCCCCCGTGGGGGTAACCATCTCGTAGGCTGGGCCTGAGGGGAGGAAGGTTACGGGGGCGCCGGCCTGCGCCAGCACGGCAGCGGTAGCGGGGGCGAGGAGGGCCTGGCCGCCCACTGTAGGCGCAGGCAGAGGAGAACAGTACACGGCCTCCACTCCCAGGAGGCGCAGCCCCGCTATCGTGCCCACCACGTCTACGAGGGCGTCCACCTCCCCCACCTGATGCAGGCGCACCTCCTCCACTGGCAGCCCGTGGGCCTGGGCCTCCGCCTCTGCTAGCAACCGGAAGGCCCGCCCTGCCTTCTCTTTGTCCTCCGTCGGCAGGGAGGAGGCCTCCAGGAGTTGCAGGACATCGGAAAGGAGCCTAGGTTCTTGGGGAGCGTCTACCTCCACCGTCACCTTAGTGGCGTGAAACCCAGCCCTTTGCACCCGTTGGGCCGATATCTGAAAGCCGGCAATAGATAGGCGGGCGAGCTCGGCCTTCAAGGCTTCTAGGGGGAGGCCGGCATCCAATAAGGAGGCCAGGAGCATATCGCCTGCCACGCCACCGATGCATTCCCAGTAGGCCGCCTTCTTGGTCATCGCTCCCAGGCGTCCCACACCATACGGTTGATAAGCCCTGCTAGGTAGCCTGCCCCGAAGCCATTGTCCACGTTGACCACCGCCAACCCGGGGGCGCAGGCGTTGAGCATGGTGAGGAGGGCGGCGAGGCCTCCCAGACTGGTCCCGTACCCGGCGGATGTGGGCACGGCCACCACAGGCGCCGCAACGAGGCCGGCCACTACTCCGGGCAGCGCTCCCTCCATGCCTGCCACGGCCACCACCACGTGGGCCTGCCGCAGCTGTTCCAGGTGCCCCAGGAGGCGGTGCAGGCCAGCAATCCCCACGTCGTAGATGCAGGCCACCTCGCTACCCAGCATCTCTGCTGTCACCCGCGCCTCCTCGGCTACGGGCATATCGGCGGTGCCGGCACAGACGACGGTCACGCCCGGGCGGAGGCGTTGCCCCCGCCGCCCCACGGTTATAGCTCGAGCAACGGGGTGGTACTCCGCCTCAGGCACCTCTGCCCGAACTGCCTCGTAGTGCTGCCGCTGGGCACGGGTCACCAGGGCCCGGCCGCTGGCGGCCACGATGCGGGAGACCACCTGGGCCACCTGCTGGGGTGTCTTGTCCTGGGCCAGCACCACCTCCGGAAACCCCTTGATGAGGGCTCGGTGGTGGTCCACCGTGGCGAACCCCAAGGACTCGAAGGGCAGGTGTCGCAACCTCTCCAAGGCCTCTTGGGGGGTCATGTGCCCCTTGTGGACCTCCTCCAGTAGGCGCAAAAGGGCCTCCTCTCGCATAGGCATGCCCATTGTAGAGCCGAGGGCCGTTGCCGTAAATGATAGGTTCCCCCATAATGTCGCCTGATGCCCCGCTATCTGCTGCTGAAGGTGGCCGCTGCGGCCTTATGCGCGTTCGCGGTTACGGCCATCCTCGCCTCTAGCCATCCTTACTTTCCAGGTGACCTCTGGGTCTCCCATCGCCTCCAGGAACTGGACGCTGCCCCCTTCCAGCGGGCTATCGCGGTGGCCAGCGCTGCCGTGGAGTGGCCCTGGGCCGCCATCCTCATGGTGGGTGTGCTAGGCGTGTTAGCCGGGCGCGGGCGATGGCCGGAGGCCTTGTTGTTTCTGGCTGCACAGGCTCTTCGCCCCCTCAACGTCCTCCTCAAGGAGGTGGTGGGCCGGCCCCGCCCCTCTCCCCTGTTGGTGCAGGTGCGGGAGTTCCCCGATTCGCCCTCCTTTCCTAGCGGGCATATGGTGAGCGCCATGGTGTTATTTGGTCTTCTCTTCATGTGGGCGCCCGCCTTGGGCCTACCGCGCCCGCTGCGATGGCTTGTGCGGGCCTGTTGTCTGTATGCAGTGGCCTTCACGGCCATGGAGCGCATATATTCGGGCGCCCACTGGTTCAGCGATGTGTATGGCGCTTTTCTCCTCGCCATCCCCTGGCTCAGCTTCCTCCTGGCCCTTCGCACCCGTATGCGTGGCGGGGCTTCCTAAGCCCTGCTCATGCGTGATAGACTCGCCACAGGCTGCTGTGAATTGGCTGGATGTTGCCATCATCCTCGTGATCGTCTGGTTCGGTGT
Proteins encoded:
- the larC gene encoding nickel pincer cofactor biosynthesis protein LarC, coding for MTKKAAYWECIGGVAGDMLLASLLDAGLPLEALKAELARLSIAGFQISAQRVQRAGFHATKVTVEVDAPQEPRLLSDVLQLLEASSLPTEDKEKAGRAFRLLAEAEAQAHGLPVEEVRLHQVGEVDALVDVVGTIAGLRLLGVEAVYCSPLPAPTVGGQALLAPATAAVLAQAGAPVTFLPSGPAYEMVTPTGAALMATLARFQAPTMTVRAVGYGAGHADPPGHPNVLRLWLGEETEAGSLVLLETNLDDMTPETLAYVQERLLAMGARDVWTVPVQMKKGRPGIVLSVLCSQELEETAVGLLLRETTTLGVRRWSVGRWEAPRQEVMIQSSLGPARVKVRHGPASPPLVSPEFEDCRRIAQERGLPIWEVYRVLEAEARVFLGLEKESAG
- the larB gene encoding nickel pincer cofactor biosynthesis protein LarB, giving the protein MREEALLRLLEEVHKGHMTPQEALERLRHLPFESLGFATVDHHRALIKGFPEVVLAQDKTPQQVAQVVSRIVAASGRALVTRAQRQHYEAVRAEVPEAEYHPVARAITVGRRGQRLRPGVTVVCAGTADMPVAEEARVTAEMLGSEVACIYDVGIAGLHRLLGHLEQLRQAHVVVAVAGMEGALPGVVAGLVAAPVVAVPTSAGYGTSLGGLAALLTMLNACAPGLAVVNVDNGFGAGYLAGLINRMVWDAWER
- a CDS encoding phosphatase PAP2 family protein, with protein sequence MPRYLLLKVAAAALCAFAVTAILASSHPYFPGDLWVSHRLQELDAAPFQRAIAVASAAVEWPWAAILMVGVLGVLAGRGRWPEALLFLAAQALRPLNVLLKEVVGRPRPSPLLVQVREFPDSPSFPSGHMVSAMVLFGLLFMWAPALGLPRPLRWLVRACCLYAVAFTAMERIYSGAHWFSDVYGAFLLAIPWLSFLLALRTRMRGGAS